AACAGGTGAGGCGCATCAACGAATGACTTGCGAGACTCCACTGTGTTGACCCCTCAGAGTAATCGTATACTATTGTAATATGATCATGGTACGGTCGGGCCGAGATGTGATTGACCCCGAAGGCTCCAGTAGAGTGTTGACTTACGGGGTgttgtgtggcggcggcggcaggtggGCGTGGGAGGCCAGCTGATGATGGGCCTCAAGTGGGACACGGAGGCAGGCGCCCTCACCATCAGGATCTCCTGCATCACCGGCCTTCAGCTGCTGCACCTCCAGCCGCCCCTGCAGGACAGCGGtacgtggaagaggagggggaaggaagatagATAGTGGGATAGTAGATAGGGTAGCGGGAGGATGTTATATTGTTTTGGTAGAAACGTTCATCTGCCTTGGGAGTGACCTCGTTAGTTTTGCCCAGAGTTCATTCCCTCGTGGCCGTGCAATCAAGGCGCACTTAACGTACCCTGCCCAGAGTACGTCCGTCATGCCACACCGAGAAATCATCCATCCTCTCACAGCTCAggcgtacgtcaaggtgactgtGTACGTGAACAACACCATCCTGTGCTGGCGGCGGAGCGGACCTCAGCCCGTGGCGccgagggtggaggtggaggagaacctCACCCTCCACATGCCTGAGCTGGACCTCGACGCCACCCATCTCGTCCTCAGCGTCAGACTCCGCACCCGCCCAGGTACACTTGCGGCTGGCAGTCAATAACCTCTGCCTGCTGCATTGTCATCTGATTAAATATTCATAAATCACAGTCATTCTTATTACAAGGCTAACCGTTACCAGGCTCAATGTGTCACCTGCAAGTCAAGACACTGAGTGGACGTGTGTGCTAATCCCTCCTCTTAGATACCCACAGCCAAGTATCAAAACCAGCACTCCAAAGCCAGTTTCAGCCAGTGAGATGCACGACTAACTCTTCCGTGTTCGGTTCCCGTGCAGGCTGTGGGCGTCGCGTGGTGGGGTCGTGTTTGGTTGGGCGCGGTGGCTGCGTGGGGGAGGACGGCCATCACCACTGGGAGGACATGCTCAGGGCAGCCCCGGACTTCGTCAATAGAACCCACCCACTCTCGACCCACCATGACCTCGGCGCGCATCCCAGCGACTACGACGTTCATGAGTGGAAGCAGGACGCGGGCGGGAAGGCGTCTCCCCACTTCCAGAGCGTCCCGGAGAGCACTGCTTCAGACTACCCAACGACTTTCACCTCCTCTGCAATATCGAGTCGTCCCTTGATCCTTCCCAGCCCGAGGAAAGCTTTGCCCAGCCCCCCAGACCAAAGCAGTCCGCCCACGAGCCACACCACGCCCCTCAACAGCTCGTCAGCCGTCACTCTCACCACGAACACGACAACTCTCAGTAGTTCCTCGGTGCTCACTGACCCCACAAAAGCCCACATCAGCCCCCTAGTAGACTCCAGTTCCTCCACGTCCCTTAGCAGTCCCTCAGCCCTTATCAGCCCCAGCAGCGCCCACAGTAGCAGTCCCACAGAGTTTGTATCGCCAGACCTAACCTTCAGTGGCTCCCCTCCTGTTCCCAGCAGCTCGTCGGCTTTCACTAGACCGTCCTCGACCCTCAGCAGTAGGTCGGGAGGCAGAAGAAGCTGCACCCCGCCCCTTCCTGGCCCTACACCCCCTCACACCCCTACACCCCCTGCTGCCCAGACACCCACGCAGGGCCCTACACCCCCTCCTGTTTCCATTTCTATATCTCCTGCTCCTACCTATCAACAGGACACTCCGATGCCCCCAGATACCACCCCAGCACCTCTCCCCCACTCCCATCTCCAGCCGCCCCCTCTACCCCCAGCACCCCCGCCGTCCCCCAGCCAAACCCGACCAATATCTCAGCACAACACGCTGTAAAAGGTTGTTGTCGGGTTACGGACGTCAACAGAAGAATGTAAACAACGAGGTGCGTCTGGACACTAGCTTTAACGGGATGTGTTACGGGATGAAGTATATGTGTGTAttctaaatataaaaataaagctTAATgtgtataggaaaaaaaaaaaaaactattggttGATATTTCCCTATGATGAACTGTATGATGATGCAtgactttgacacacacacacacacacacacacacacacacacacacacacacacacacacacacacacacacacacacacacacacaggtaaggttaATACATGTTTATTTATGAGATCGATACTTGATTTCTTGACACATATACAAGTCATCTTTGTGGAGTCGTGGTCAATCGCTGTTTCAAATATATCGGAGTTGCTCTTCGCTCACGACCCGAGACCCAGCAAGGCGGAGACACATATCTGGTTCCATTCGGTGTCAAGTAATGGGCGGCGCTAGACATCCTTGCTTGTGGACATTGTTATTATTTCAGTTGCGTGTGTATACGAATCAGTGAAACCAGTGTTGCATTTTGTTTGAGCAACGACTTGGTGGCCTTGAGACATGAGCCATTGAGTCAGGGGAACGGAGTGAGGACATTGGGGAACAGTCACTACTGTCTCCTGGGGATGGCGTTGGGGCAGGTCAGGAATAGCGGGACAATCTTCCTTCGCCAGGTGTCCATTGAACGGCTTCCCCGAAAGTAAGAAAGAACAGCTGGATGGTCTGCGCTCCAAATGCTCAGGGCGGGATCGAATCTGTTCCCGTGGATTCGTATAGCTATTATAGGCCGGGTAACCACTTTACCAGGGAGGTCATCTATAAAGCGTATTAAGCTGATACTTGTTAGAACATGAGATAAGTTGTCGATAGCAGTATTGTCACCGGTGCtctaaagatgaaagagaagacacTGTTCAATGTAAATGCAAACGAAACAACGCTTcgaatatttttttatgtgaagaggaaggaggcctCGGCACACCACAGCAGCCGCTAAGTGACCTGCGCCTTACTTAAAACTTAGGAAAATGTGTCATGGAAATTGAAAGTCTCGCTGATCATTGCTGTGAGCCCTGCCCCGCGTGGTGTGGTGGGGGCTGGGCAGCGCCTTCTTGTGCGGCACGTAAATGGAAAAGCAAACACTGACTAGGCGGCCGCCGGCACGCCTCGCCCTGCATGAGCCTGTTTCGGAGGGACGCCGCCGCCCTTGCTCCCGCCGAGGATCCGCCCTGACCAAGGATGCTGAGTTAGCCCCGACTCGCCATGCATTTTGGTAATTATGTTGTCACCTGTTGCGCTTTGTCTAGCTACACCTTTCCATATCTTTCATAATTGTAATGTTTTAAGTGCTGCAAATATCAGGGTAtctgggtatcaggacacctctcctcccaaaattgacctatctttcggccacctccttggattattttttgggagcagcgagtagcgggctttttgttttattattgtttcctttcttttgtgcccttgagctgtctcctttgttgtagaaaaaaaataatagtaaataaacaCTAGCTCTTTTCTCGTTAAATAGCTCATGAAATTTCTTTGTAATGGACGACCTTGCATGTCTCCTCACGGCGCCTTTGTGATGTGTGATGCGGGAGGTGCGTGGCTGGTGGCAGGTGTATAAATTTTTTGGGTCATTAGGAGGATGAATGTTTCTTTGTGAATCTTCTTCGTGGTGTGCATGGTGTTGGTTAACCAGCCGTGCCTCGCGATGTATGTACGCTAATCGCCCCCAAGATCTTGATCGCCGCTGTCACCCTGTTTATAACGACCACCCACGAGAACAACGCTGGGAACGGGTTATTTATCAACATGAGTGACAGGTAATGCGGTGACAAGTGATGAGCAGTGTTAACAAGGACACGTTGACCACAGCTGCTTGCCTGCTTACAGTGACCCCCCAGCGAGA
This sequence is a window from Eriocheir sinensis breed Jianghai 21 chromosome 40, ASM2467909v1, whole genome shotgun sequence. Protein-coding genes within it:
- the LOC127009208 gene encoding uncharacterized protein LOC127009208 isoform X1 codes for the protein MGGEGGVMSAAMVGGVVVGASLAAATILCTSLCLALWCRRWRGNGNDPSPATFLVNKRKPGQEFIADHPMALVMPTITQSEADSEPRTPTPTTTLTPTSEWPKRGMSSYTPASRPNTLDTTNYPRMTTLASPPSYSPLPTYATHRSRTSQRPRSASPRSFLPTSPRTPPLSLPLSARRWPSGTRPSSPLTPGTPPGLLPRTYFRKGVVGLEDLRAALHHSFVTSELGGGDALEVSTPDSIEGWAPVWTPASSVGSGGGCGLGEVRLRLRYTVRTRLLHLLLYSADQLPHRLGPDPVATYAKAVLLPEKRVRFTTPWVAATDTAVFNASFTHPTRPSRLAHATLRLSVCQVLEVTGCGRRVVVGYCAVNLSSIGMRSGLTTDIDTGLLALHLQETAPDQQVGVGGQLMMGLKWDTEAGALTIRISCITGLQLLHLQPPLQDSAQAYVKVTVYVNNTILCWRRSGPQPVAPRVEVEENLTLHMPELDLDATHLVLSVRLRTRPGCGRRVVGSCLVGRGGCVGEDGHHHWEDMLRAAPDFVNRTHPLSTHHDLGAHPSDYDVHEWKQDAGGKASPHFQSVPESTASDYPTTFTSSAISSRPLILPSPRKALPSPPDQSSPPTSHTTPLNSSSAVTLTTNTTTLSSSSVLTDPTKAHISPLVDSSSSTSLSSPSALISPSSAHSSSPTEFVSPDLTFSGSPPVPSSSSAFTRPSSTLSSRSGGRRSCTPPLPGPTPPHTPTPPAAQTPTQGPTPPPVSISISPAPTYQQDTPMPPDTTPAPLPHSHLQPPPLPPAPPPSPSQTRPISQHNTL
- the LOC127009208 gene encoding synaptotagmin-3-like isoform X2: MGGEGGVMSAAMVGGVVVGASLAAATILCTSLCLALWCRRWRGNGNDPSPATFLVNKRKPGQEFIADHPMALVMPTITQSEADSEPRTPTPTTTLTPTSEWPKRGMSSYTPASRPNTLDTTNYPRMTTLASPPSYSPLPTYATHRSRTSQRPRSASPRSFLPTSPRTPPLSLPLSARRWPSGTRPSSPLTPGTPPGLLPRTYFRKGVVGLEDLRAALHHSFVTSELGGGDALEVSTPDSIEGWAPVWTPASSVGSGGGCGLGEVRLRLRYTVRTRLLHLLLYSADQLPHRLGPDPVATYAKAVLLPEKRVRFTTPWVAATDTAVFNASFTHPTRPSRLAHATLRLSVCQVTGCGRRVVVGYCAVNLSSIGMRSGLTTDIDTGLLALHLQETAPDQQVGVGGQLMMGLKWDTEAGALTIRISCITGLQLLHLQPPLQDSAQAYVKVTVYVNNTILCWRRSGPQPVAPRVEVEENLTLHMPELDLDATHLVLSVRLRTRPGCGRRVVGSCLVGRGGCVGEDGHHHWEDMLRAAPDFVNRTHPLSTHHDLGAHPSDYDVHEWKQDAGGKASPHFQSVPESTASDYPTTFTSSAISSRPLILPSPRKALPSPPDQSSPPTSHTTPLNSSSAVTLTTNTTTLSSSSVLTDPTKAHISPLVDSSSSTSLSSPSALISPSSAHSSSPTEFVSPDLTFSGSPPVPSSSSAFTRPSSTLSSRSGGRRSCTPPLPGPTPPHTPTPPAAQTPTQGPTPPPVSISISPAPTYQQDTPMPPDTTPAPLPHSHLQPPPLPPAPPPSPSQTRPISQHNTL